A window of the Tunturibacter empetritectus genome harbors these coding sequences:
- a CDS encoding CRTAC1 family protein, with translation MNWSRRNFLTSLSTTALVLSLDDVLALAAPQTSQPAQQMGSRPTYDAVPRPAPKLLPSPVAGTPLGISFIDVARQSGLNAKTIYGGEHKNRYLLETTGCGVAFYDYDHDDWIDIFLVNGTRLDGFPKGQEPISRLFKNNRDGTFTDVTLKAGVGRAGWGQGCCVGDYNNDGWNDLFVSYYGQNVLYRNNGNGTFTDVTEKAGLLQSKTRWNSGCAFIDYDRDGHLDLFVANYIDFDIKTAPLPEAAGCAYKGIQVACGPPGLQGGKNILYRNNGDGTFTDVSQKSGMWETIGTYGLSVAVSDIDGDGWPDIYVANDSTAATFYQNQKDGTFKDVAIESGIAYSPDGKPQAGMGVSIGDFNRDGHFDIVKTNFAGDTDSLYVNLGDGNFDDHTYMSGLGVNTRYLGWGVGFFDMDNDGWPDIFICNGHVYPEVDGTAIDAPYAEHKYLYRNLRNGQFEEVTTQGGPGITTPAPGRGCAFGDYDNDGVVDVVVNCINSLPQLLRCESTTGRNWIKIRTVGTKSNLSGIGAKISVTTATPDGAKPFIQIDEVRSGGSYYSQNDLRIHFGLDHSAKADSVEIKWPSGTTDKLTDLAANHLYVIQEGGKILKTVAMGASSQSKASTTPATTPKP, from the coding sequence TTGAATTGGTCTCGCCGTAACTTTCTTACTTCGCTTTCGACCACCGCACTGGTTCTTTCGCTTGATGACGTATTGGCTCTGGCAGCGCCGCAAACCTCTCAACCGGCCCAGCAGATGGGATCGCGCCCCACCTACGACGCCGTACCCCGACCCGCTCCCAAACTCCTTCCCTCACCCGTCGCAGGCACTCCTCTCGGCATCAGCTTCATCGATGTAGCGCGTCAATCCGGACTCAATGCAAAGACGATCTACGGCGGCGAACACAAAAATCGATATCTCCTCGAAACCACTGGCTGCGGCGTGGCCTTCTACGACTACGATCATGATGATTGGATCGATATCTTCCTGGTCAACGGCACGCGGCTCGACGGCTTTCCCAAGGGGCAGGAACCCATCTCTCGCCTCTTCAAAAATAATCGCGACGGCACCTTCACCGACGTCACCCTCAAAGCTGGCGTAGGCCGCGCTGGCTGGGGTCAGGGCTGCTGTGTCGGCGACTACAACAACGACGGCTGGAACGATCTCTTCGTCAGCTACTACGGTCAGAACGTTCTCTATCGCAACAATGGCAACGGAACCTTCACCGACGTCACCGAGAAGGCTGGCCTGCTCCAGTCAAAGACGCGCTGGAACTCCGGCTGTGCCTTCATCGATTACGATCGCGACGGCCATCTCGACCTCTTTGTCGCCAACTACATCGACTTCGACATCAAGACAGCTCCCCTCCCCGAAGCCGCCGGCTGCGCCTACAAAGGCATTCAGGTAGCCTGCGGTCCTCCCGGTCTCCAGGGCGGCAAGAACATCCTCTATCGCAACAACGGCGACGGAACCTTCACCGACGTCTCACAAAAATCCGGAATGTGGGAGACCATCGGCACCTACGGCTTATCTGTAGCTGTCTCGGACATCGACGGCGACGGCTGGCCCGACATCTACGTCGCCAACGACTCCACCGCCGCCACCTTCTACCAGAATCAGAAAGACGGAACCTTCAAAGATGTGGCCATTGAGTCCGGCATCGCCTACTCACCCGACGGCAAGCCGCAGGCCGGCATGGGCGTCTCTATTGGCGACTTCAATCGCGACGGCCACTTCGACATCGTCAAGACGAACTTTGCCGGCGACACCGACTCCCTCTACGTCAACCTCGGCGACGGGAACTTCGACGACCACACCTACATGTCCGGACTCGGCGTCAACACCCGCTATCTCGGCTGGGGCGTCGGCTTCTTCGATATGGACAACGACGGCTGGCCCGACATCTTCATCTGCAACGGCCACGTCTATCCCGAGGTCGACGGAACCGCCATCGACGCGCCCTACGCCGAACACAAGTACCTCTACCGCAATCTCCGCAACGGGCAGTTCGAAGAGGTGACCACGCAAGGTGGTCCAGGCATCACAACACCCGCCCCCGGCAGAGGCTGCGCCTTCGGCGACTACGACAACGACGGCGTAGTGGACGTGGTCGTCAACTGCATCAACAGCCTTCCCCAGCTGCTCCGCTGCGAATCGACGACTGGCCGCAACTGGATCAAGATCCGCACCGTAGGCACAAAGTCAAACCTCTCCGGCATCGGCGCAAAGATCAGCGTCACAACCGCAACACCAGACGGTGCCAAACCCTTTATCCAAATCGACGAAGTTCGAAGCGGCGGCAGCTACTACTCCCAGAACGATCTCCGCATCCACTTCGGCCTCGACCACTCCGCTAAAGCAGATTCAGTCGAAATCAAGTGGCCCTCCGGCACAACCGACAAACTCACAGACCTTGCGGCCAATCATCTTTATGTCATTCAAGAGGGCGGAAAGATTCTGAAGACAGTTGCCATGGGCGCCTCCTCGCAATCTAAAGCGTCAACCACTCCAGCAACGACCCCAAAGCCATGA
- a CDS encoding class I SAM-dependent methyltransferase — translation MSQKVDLYDSAYGNYVSDTYRHVRIETYGEDFGQTSWVTTEESNEIPQLLDLRPDSFVLEVGFGSGGYALHLAEKVGCRLVGLDINPLGVRNANQLALARGLGSMARFEQCDASKNLPFDDDSFDAVFSNDVLCHLPGRPEVLAEMFRILKPGGRMLFSDALIVGGLLSNEEIATRSSIGFYVYSPPGENERLLERAGFRRIRVTDTTESASRVAKQWHDAREKRKEELVAAEGDINFEGLQRFLSCVHTLTGEKRLLRYLYFAIKES, via the coding sequence GTGTCACAGAAAGTGGATCTCTATGACAGTGCATATGGAAATTATGTGTCGGATACGTACCGACATGTGCGCATCGAGACCTACGGCGAGGATTTTGGGCAAACAAGCTGGGTTACAACGGAAGAATCCAACGAAATCCCCCAACTGCTGGACCTGAGACCCGATTCGTTTGTGCTGGAAGTGGGGTTCGGTTCGGGTGGCTATGCGTTGCACCTTGCGGAAAAGGTGGGCTGCCGTCTCGTCGGGTTAGATATCAATCCATTGGGAGTTCGCAATGCGAACCAACTTGCGCTGGCAAGAGGCCTTGGTTCAATGGCCCGTTTTGAGCAGTGTGACGCTTCGAAAAATCTGCCTTTTGACGACGACAGCTTTGACGCTGTGTTCTCGAATGACGTTTTGTGCCATCTTCCAGGACGTCCCGAGGTGCTGGCTGAGATGTTTCGCATACTGAAGCCCGGCGGACGGATGCTGTTCAGCGACGCTCTGATAGTTGGCGGATTGCTTTCCAACGAAGAGATCGCCACGCGCAGCTCGATTGGTTTTTATGTGTACAGTCCGCCCGGAGAGAATGAACGACTCCTCGAGCGAGCAGGGTTTCGCCGGATCCGCGTAACCGACACAACCGAGAGTGCATCTCGGGTGGCGAAACAGTGGCATGATGCACGGGAGAAAAGGAAAGAGGAACTGGTCGCAGCGGAAGGCGATATCAACTTCGAGGGGCTGCAGCGGTTCCTTTCCTGCGTACATACCCTAACGGGCGAAAAGCGCCTACTGAGGTATCTGTACTTTGCGATTAAGGAATCGTGA
- a CDS encoding amylo-alpha-1,6-glucosidase has translation MRAAFAGVVMLGGIAAAQTGALRPVDAFPVADGALTIRRHVETGKPFTVAGTRGVIVGQQEGTFEAWVLPVKLLSHLAIRAEVEGYSVPIDLNAGAAEIEVSPDHTVITYSHIAFTVRQIMFAQDDAEDGTGAVVMFQIDSTRPMDLTFSFTPEMRPMWPQRSQGVPSAEWVKQQDGGFYVLHTDFPNLAGAVAMPNTQPGILAPYQEKPRVYPLELKLHYDPKRDTNRYFPLLMAMGDTVETATNAALQGKLERLNATLPQVYAKHAARYAGMRDSLTAISTPDAGLNDDFAWAEMSIEQLRAKAQPSGEIGLVAGYYSSGDSARPGFGWYFGRDSLYTLYAVNGFGDFGLVRDELEFLMKRQREDGKIMHEYPQTAAYFDWKNFSYAYAAADSTPLLLTAMLDYVRTSGDVDFLRKHRETVEKAWRFETTHDTDGDGIYDNSQGTGWVESWPTGMPHQEIYLALLDQQASAAMAKLAGLLEDKATADSAGARGVELAKKIEAEYYDASRQAYAFSRNADGSLDRAATVYPAIAWWDGGEGLAHAQASFRRWASHDFSTDWGLRDVAESDPFYDPISYHQGSVWPLFTGWASVAEYRAGHSLAGYAHLMQNADLTTAQDLGAVTELLSGTFFQPFGRSTSHQLWSSAMVITPMLRGLFGVDVDGLANSIHLDPHLPADWDHAAVDRLHVGASICSLEYQREARGLVVKVSTLSGPTVRLASTVKGSRASAAGSSVVFALPAVEVVVPHGLPLPGARTAQMKVLSEVSEAHSMKLEFEGQAGTTVELTVRRNVAKLNLHVEGGTIVDAAAGKGDGLEKLVVKFPQGTGYQQSAVTLSW, from the coding sequence ATGAGAGCTGCGTTTGCCGGGGTGGTCATGCTTGGGGGAATTGCGGCTGCGCAAACAGGGGCTCTGCGGCCGGTCGATGCTTTTCCTGTGGCCGATGGCGCGCTGACGATTCGACGTCACGTTGAGACCGGGAAGCCATTTACCGTGGCGGGGACCCGCGGCGTCATAGTGGGGCAGCAGGAGGGGACTTTTGAAGCGTGGGTGTTGCCAGTCAAGCTGCTTAGCCACTTAGCGATTCGAGCAGAGGTAGAGGGCTACTCAGTGCCGATCGATCTAAATGCGGGTGCGGCGGAGATCGAGGTATCTCCCGACCACACCGTAATTACGTATTCGCATATTGCCTTCACGGTACGGCAGATCATGTTTGCGCAAGACGATGCGGAGGATGGGACGGGCGCGGTAGTGATGTTTCAGATCGACTCGACGAGGCCGATGGATTTGACCTTCAGCTTTACTCCGGAGATGCGGCCGATGTGGCCACAACGCAGCCAGGGAGTTCCGTCGGCGGAGTGGGTGAAGCAGCAGGATGGCGGGTTCTATGTGTTGCATACCGACTTCCCGAATCTCGCGGGAGCTGTGGCGATGCCGAATACTCAGCCGGGGATTCTGGCTCCCTATCAGGAGAAGCCGCGAGTTTACCCGCTGGAGCTGAAGCTGCACTACGATCCGAAGCGGGATACGAACCGCTACTTCCCGTTGCTGATGGCGATGGGAGATACTGTGGAGACGGCGACGAATGCCGCGCTTCAGGGGAAGCTGGAGCGGTTGAATGCTACTCTGCCGCAGGTGTATGCGAAGCATGCGGCGCGATATGCCGGGATGAGGGACAGCCTGACGGCGATTAGCACTCCGGATGCTGGATTGAACGATGACTTCGCCTGGGCTGAGATGTCAATTGAGCAGTTGAGGGCGAAGGCGCAACCAAGTGGGGAGATTGGTCTGGTTGCGGGATATTACTCGTCGGGCGATTCGGCGAGGCCTGGATTTGGCTGGTACTTTGGGCGCGACAGCTTGTATACACTCTATGCCGTGAATGGCTTCGGCGACTTCGGGTTGGTCCGCGACGAGCTTGAGTTCCTGATGAAGCGGCAGCGTGAGGATGGAAAGATCATGCACGAGTATCCGCAGACCGCGGCTTACTTTGACTGGAAGAACTTCTCTTACGCTTACGCTGCTGCTGATTCGACGCCGCTGCTTTTGACGGCGATGCTGGACTACGTACGGACCAGCGGCGATGTCGATTTTCTTCGGAAGCATCGGGAGACTGTTGAGAAGGCGTGGCGTTTTGAGACGACCCATGACACCGATGGTGACGGGATCTACGACAACTCTCAGGGGACCGGATGGGTGGAGAGCTGGCCGACCGGGATGCCGCATCAGGAGATCTATCTTGCGCTGCTGGATCAGCAGGCTTCGGCTGCGATGGCGAAGCTGGCTGGGCTGCTGGAGGACAAGGCAACGGCTGACTCTGCCGGTGCGCGGGGTGTCGAGTTAGCGAAGAAGATTGAGGCGGAGTACTACGATGCTTCGCGGCAGGCTTATGCGTTCAGCCGGAACGCTGATGGGTCGCTCGACCGCGCTGCTACGGTCTATCCGGCGATTGCATGGTGGGACGGCGGTGAAGGTTTGGCTCATGCGCAGGCGAGCTTTCGGCGGTGGGCTTCGCACGATTTTTCTACCGACTGGGGCCTGCGGGATGTCGCCGAGAGCGATCCTTTTTATGATCCGATCAGCTATCACCAGGGGTCGGTGTGGCCTCTGTTTACCGGGTGGGCGTCGGTGGCGGAGTACCGTGCGGGACATTCGCTGGCTGGGTACGCGCACCTGATGCAAAATGCGGATCTGACTACGGCGCAGGATCTTGGCGCGGTGACGGAGTTGTTGTCGGGTACGTTCTTCCAGCCTTTCGGGCGCAGCACGAGTCATCAGCTCTGGTCTTCAGCGATGGTGATTACTCCGATGCTGCGTGGTCTGTTTGGTGTCGATGTGGACGGGCTTGCAAACTCCATTCATCTTGATCCGCATCTCCCTGCTGACTGGGACCATGCTGCTGTCGATAGGCTTCATGTGGGTGCGTCTATTTGCTCGCTGGAGTACCAGCGTGAGGCGCGTGGCCTGGTGGTGAAGGTGAGTACGCTCTCTGGCCCGACGGTTCGGCTGGCTAGTACGGTGAAGGGTTCGCGGGCTTCGGCAGCTGGTTCGTCGGTGGTCTTTGCTTTGCCGGCGGTTGAGGTTGTAGTGCCGCATGGGTTGCCGCTGCCGGGAGCGCGGACGGCGCAGATGAAGGTGCTGAGCGAGGTCTCGGAGGCGCACTCGATGAAGCTGGAGTTCGAGGGACAGGCGGGCACGACCGTCGAACTGACGGTTCGGCGGAATGTGGCCAAGCTGAATCTCCACGTTGAAGGTGGAACGATTGTGGATGCGGCAGCCGGCAAGGGTGATGGGTTGGAGAAGCTGGTGGTGAAGTTTCCGCAGGGTACGGGGTATCAGCAGAGTGCTGTGACTTTGAGCTGGTAA
- a CDS encoding tetratricopeptide repeat protein, with protein MQLFPTRPLLRCIAFATMIPLAQAQTNSAPAASSQTLTTDRVKEAEEAFRAGSAAYLKNDLLSAHIQFAKVVKLAPEVAAGHSAFGTVLLAEGDLPYAADQLEQAHKLDPQNSDATLNLAIAYSQLREYQKSVQMFQLFNETKSDAVQALTPQASIAYAASLAATGEPATAQKNLEAALNSSPDNAALHDSLGTVLAQQQTYSDATVQFQRAISLEPSLASAHYHLGSVFLNQGNLADAVSELTKANDISQENVEYMLQLGRALRANEQEEKALTVLRHALLVDPASTDIKYELALTLQANDNPREAIPLFQQVAAARPQDSAVLTNLGLALVQTGDAKGAILFYLRALVLDEKNPTLRQDLGVAYLQQSDLNHAIEQFRAGLLVEPDNSHLHYDLGLALKLKDDPNAAIAEFVRAERLDPRLPDPPYTLGVLYMQLGRFAESQTELENVTTLRPNNGEAWALLGNVYKNNNDPEKAAAALRLAIDLLPNQPSPHISLAAILSQQGDSEGAAAERKKAASLSRIAVSRQRANFALDSGKALLKQGQIAEAIAQLQSAVDADPNYSEPHSVLADALDRQGRSADAALERQKAKKLLANTSTPGEAPSARP; from the coding sequence ATGCAACTCTTTCCGACACGTCCGCTTCTGCGATGTATCGCCTTCGCGACGATGATTCCCCTGGCGCAGGCACAGACAAATTCCGCACCGGCAGCTTCGTCACAGACCCTTACAACCGACAGAGTGAAAGAGGCCGAAGAGGCATTTCGTGCCGGGTCCGCAGCCTATCTTAAAAACGATCTACTCTCCGCCCACATTCAGTTCGCAAAAGTCGTCAAATTAGCTCCTGAGGTCGCGGCTGGCCACAGCGCCTTTGGCACCGTACTACTTGCTGAGGGAGATCTCCCATACGCTGCCGATCAACTCGAACAGGCGCATAAACTCGATCCGCAGAACTCAGATGCCACCCTTAACCTGGCGATCGCTTACTCTCAGCTACGGGAATACCAAAAATCAGTGCAGATGTTTCAGCTCTTCAACGAAACGAAGAGCGATGCAGTACAGGCACTCACGCCACAGGCCTCCATCGCCTACGCCGCCTCCCTCGCAGCAACGGGAGAGCCTGCCACCGCTCAAAAAAACTTGGAGGCAGCTCTCAATAGCTCCCCTGACAACGCTGCCCTGCACGATAGCCTGGGCACCGTCCTCGCGCAGCAGCAAACCTACAGTGACGCCACCGTTCAGTTTCAGCGTGCGATCTCACTGGAGCCATCGCTCGCATCCGCGCACTACCACCTCGGCTCCGTCTTTCTCAATCAAGGCAACCTTGCAGACGCAGTCAGCGAACTCACCAAAGCCAATGACATCTCTCAAGAAAACGTCGAATACATGCTGCAACTTGGTCGCGCCCTACGGGCGAACGAACAGGAAGAGAAGGCCCTCACCGTCCTTCGGCATGCGCTGCTTGTTGATCCTGCCTCGACAGACATCAAGTACGAACTCGCCCTTACCCTTCAGGCGAACGACAATCCCCGCGAAGCTATTCCACTCTTTCAACAGGTCGCCGCCGCCCGGCCGCAGGACTCTGCCGTACTCACAAACCTCGGACTCGCTCTTGTGCAGACAGGCGACGCCAAGGGCGCCATCCTCTTCTACCTTCGAGCTCTTGTACTGGATGAGAAAAATCCCACCCTGCGCCAAGACCTCGGCGTCGCCTATCTTCAACAGAGCGATCTCAACCACGCCATAGAGCAGTTTCGTGCAGGCCTCCTGGTCGAACCCGACAACTCACATCTCCACTACGATCTTGGGCTGGCGTTGAAGTTGAAAGACGATCCAAACGCAGCGATCGCGGAGTTCGTACGCGCCGAACGACTCGATCCCAGGTTGCCTGATCCGCCTTACACACTCGGCGTACTCTACATGCAGCTCGGACGCTTCGCAGAGTCGCAGACCGAATTGGAGAATGTCACCACGCTGCGCCCCAACAACGGTGAGGCCTGGGCGCTGCTCGGCAATGTTTATAAAAATAACAACGATCCCGAAAAGGCTGCAGCCGCCTTGAGACTTGCCATCGATCTTCTGCCCAACCAGCCCAGTCCACACATCAGCCTTGCCGCCATCCTCAGCCAGCAGGGAGACTCTGAAGGCGCTGCAGCCGAACGGAAAAAAGCCGCATCCCTCAGCCGTATCGCTGTCAGCCGCCAGCGTGCCAACTTTGCCCTCGATAGCGGCAAGGCTCTGCTCAAGCAAGGTCAGATTGCCGAGGCAATCGCACAGTTGCAATCCGCAGTCGATGCAGATCCGAACTACAGCGAGCCTCACTCCGTTTTGGCCGACGCTCTCGACAGGCAGGGACGAAGCGCTGATGCCGCGCTAGAGCGACAGAAAGCAAAAAAACTTCTCGCGAATACTTCCACCCCAGGCGAGGCACCTTCCGCTCGCCCATAG
- a CDS encoding glycoside hydrolase family 13 protein, with protein MNKTPLRTSGIANSLLCAALALGSLLPGAFAQTATQAPPAADQKNTTADPWWKHGVIYEIYPRSFQDTDGDGIGDIKGITSRLDYIKQLGIDAIWISPMYPSPQIDFGYDIADYTAIDPQYGTMADFEHMTAEAKRRNIRVIMDYVPNHTSDQSAWFKESRSSRTNPKRDWYIWRDPKGFTADGKPTPPNNWQSWFGHSAWEYDATTKQFYYHHFYVQQPDLNWRNPEVIKAMMDVLRFWMDKGVNGFRIDAVSRLFEDPNLHDDPILPGTNAFGDPNIVHKYTDNLPEVHDMLREMRKVVDQYPGNPVLISEADEPNIFELSKMYGANNDEVQLPMDFQVADVNELSAPKFRELLKEVENNPAHGQPYFFFGNHDQDRIWDRYSIGVTDPAMKARIARMMATLLLTSRGTPQMYYGDEIGMVTTTPTRVEDVRDPEGITGWPKQKGRDGERTPMQWNDSKNAGFSTANTTWLPVAPDYKTVNVAVESPDHESMLNWYKRLIELRRTNPALYAGSMTVLNPNEEVLSYLRQGPPGKPSVLVALNFSGKPQTLKYDYAALGLTKGATATLETNDPVINHAPLTKPVTLAPYATWIAEVQ; from the coding sequence GTGAACAAAACGCCGTTACGCACTTCAGGCATTGCAAACTCCCTCCTCTGTGCAGCCCTCGCGCTCGGTAGTCTCTTACCGGGCGCGTTTGCTCAAACTGCAACTCAGGCCCCCCCCGCAGCCGACCAGAAGAACACCACCGCCGACCCCTGGTGGAAGCACGGCGTCATCTACGAGATCTACCCCCGAAGCTTTCAGGACACCGACGGCGACGGCATTGGCGACATCAAAGGCATCACCTCCCGTCTCGACTACATCAAGCAGCTCGGCATCGACGCCATCTGGATCAGCCCCATGTATCCGTCGCCGCAGATCGACTTCGGCTACGACATCGCCGACTACACAGCCATCGATCCCCAGTACGGCACCATGGCCGACTTCGAGCACATGACCGCGGAAGCCAAACGCCGCAACATCCGCGTCATCATGGACTACGTTCCCAATCACACCTCTGACCAGAGCGCCTGGTTCAAGGAATCACGCTCCTCCCGCACCAATCCCAAACGCGACTGGTACATCTGGCGCGACCCCAAGGGCTTCACCGCCGACGGCAAACCAACCCCCCCGAACAACTGGCAGAGCTGGTTCGGCCACTCTGCATGGGAGTACGACGCCACCACGAAGCAGTTCTACTACCACCACTTCTACGTCCAGCAGCCCGACCTCAACTGGCGCAACCCCGAAGTTATCAAGGCCATGATGGACGTCCTCCGCTTCTGGATGGACAAAGGCGTCAACGGCTTCCGCATCGATGCCGTCTCCCGCCTCTTCGAAGATCCCAACCTCCACGACGACCCCATCCTTCCGGGTACCAACGCCTTCGGCGACCCCAACATCGTTCACAAATACACGGACAACCTCCCCGAAGTTCATGACATGCTCCGCGAGATGCGCAAGGTCGTCGACCAATACCCCGGCAATCCTGTCCTCATCAGCGAAGCGGACGAACCCAACATCTTCGAGCTCTCCAAGATGTACGGCGCCAACAACGACGAGGTCCAGCTCCCCATGGACTTCCAGGTAGCCGACGTCAACGAGCTCTCCGCGCCAAAGTTCCGCGAGCTCCTCAAAGAGGTAGAGAACAACCCCGCTCACGGCCAGCCTTACTTCTTCTTCGGCAACCACGATCAGGACCGCATCTGGGACCGCTACAGCATCGGCGTCACCGATCCCGCCATGAAGGCCCGCATCGCACGCATGATGGCAACTCTGCTCCTCACCTCACGAGGAACCCCGCAGATGTACTACGGCGACGAGATCGGCATGGTCACCACAACTCCCACTCGCGTGGAAGACGTAAGAGACCCCGAAGGCATCACCGGCTGGCCCAAACAAAAAGGCCGCGACGGCGAACGCACTCCCATGCAGTGGAACGACTCGAAGAATGCAGGCTTCAGCACCGCCAACACCACTTGGCTCCCCGTCGCGCCCGACTACAAGACCGTCAACGTCGCCGTCGAGTCACCCGACCACGAGTCCATGCTCAACTGGTACAAACGTCTCATCGAGCTACGCCGCACCAACCCAGCCCTCTACGCAGGCAGCATGACCGTCCTCAATCCCAACGAAGAGGTCCTCTCCTACCTGCGCCAAGGGCCACCCGGCAAACCCTCTGTCCTCGTAGCGCTCAACTTCTCCGGCAAACCCCAAACTCTGAAATACGACTATGCCGCGTTAGGCCTCACCAAAGGCGCAACCGCCACCCTCGAAACCAACGACCCCGTCATCAATCACGCCCCACTCACTAAGCCCGTCACCCTCGCACCGTACGCCACCTGGATCGCAGAGGTCCAGTAA
- a CDS encoding GNAT family N-acetyltransferase, whose translation MPSKDTSVVIRSATAEDAATCGQIDYDAFTAISSAHGFPPDFPRPEMAIRAISSMFSDPNCYCVVAEIDGQIVGSNVLDERSIIRGVGPITIDPAVQNRGVGRLLMQAVMNRAHDRGAAGVRLVQAAFHNRSLSLYTSCGFDVREPLCCLQGQTRERSVPGCQVRPATPTDEDACNSLSRRVHGFDRAVDLQQAISRGTALVVEREGRVTGYTTHLAFFGHSSSETNPDMQALIASADSFAGPGILVPSRNSALLRWCLQNGLRVVQPMTLMSVGLYNDPAGSWLPSILF comes from the coding sequence ATGCCGTCGAAAGATACGTCTGTCGTTATCAGATCTGCCACAGCCGAAGATGCCGCAACCTGTGGGCAGATTGATTATGACGCCTTTACTGCCATCAGCTCTGCTCATGGTTTTCCACCCGACTTCCCCCGACCTGAGATGGCGATACGTGCCATCTCCTCGATGTTTTCAGACCCCAACTGTTACTGCGTTGTGGCGGAGATCGACGGCCAGATCGTCGGCAGCAACGTCCTTGACGAGCGCTCCATCATCCGCGGCGTCGGACCCATTACGATCGACCCCGCGGTACAGAACAGGGGTGTCGGCCGTCTGCTGATGCAGGCCGTGATGAATCGCGCCCATGATCGCGGAGCCGCCGGAGTACGGTTGGTCCAGGCGGCCTTTCACAATCGCTCCCTCTCCCTCTATACCTCCTGCGGCTTCGACGTCCGTGAGCCGCTCTGCTGCCTGCAGGGACAGACTCGCGAGCGCAGCGTTCCCGGATGCCAGGTGCGGCCCGCTACTCCGACCGACGAAGATGCCTGCAACTCGCTCTCTCGCCGCGTTCATGGCTTCGATCGCGCCGTCGACCTGCAACAGGCCATCTCGCGAGGCACAGCCCTGGTCGTCGAACGAGAAGGGCGCGTTACCGGATACACAACCCATCTCGCCTTCTTTGGCCACTCATCATCGGAGACAAATCCGGATATGCAGGCGTTGATCGCTTCCGCAGACTCCTTTGCCGGTCCTGGAATCCTCGTCCCCTCTCGCAATAGCGCATTGTTGCGGTGGTGCCTGCAGAATGGTCTGCGAGTGGTTCAGCCCATGACGCTGATGAGCGTCGGGCTGTATAACGATCCCGCCGGCTCCTGGCTGCCGTCCATACTGTTCTAG